The following DNA comes from Bartonella sp. M0283.
GGCCATAAAAGCGGGCTTTTGAAGCAAAATTCTGTAAGAGACTTGAACGCACCAGACGTTCGTTGGAGCGATCATCTGTCACGGGAACAAAACGTTCATCCACCAGAGTGACAAGAATGTTTTTCCAATCAATATCTGCCTTGGCGAGATAATGGAAAAAAAGTTCCGGTGTTTTACCACCTGACACGGCGAGCACTGCTTGTTTGCGTTCAACAATAGCAACACTCAATTCCGCTGCAACCCGATCAGCCAAAGCTGAAGCCAATGCCGAAGGCGTATCGAAATTCAGCCGGTTTGTATCCATCAAGCTCATAACAAATACCCTAAACTGTGTCGTTCCATGTCCGACCATCCCGCTCGATCAGGGCAATCGATTTTGATGGCCCCCATGTTCCTGCCGTATAACCTTGAACCGGCATGTTTGTTGCTTCCCAACCTTCTTCGATCGGATCGACAAATCCCCACGCAGCTTCGACTTCATCACGCCGCATGAACAATGTCTGGTTGCCACGAACAGCATCCATCAACAAACGTTCATAAGCATCGGGATTTCGAACCTGAAATGAATCGGCAAATGTCATATCAAGCGGTACATGGTGAAGCCGCATCCCGCCCGGCCCCGGATCCTTGATCATCAACCATTGTTTGACCCCCTCATCAGGCTGTAAACGGATAACCAGCCGGTTCGGTACAACTTCACCGGCCTCGCTGCCGAAAATATTATAGGGAATGGGTTTGAACGTCACCACAATTTCCGACATGCGGGTCGCAAGACGTTTGCCGGTGCGCAAATAAAAGGGCGCTCCCGCCCAACGCCAGTTATTGATATCAACTTTCAAAGCAACAAATGTTTCGGTATTGCTTTTATCTTTTTTAAGATCATCAAGATAGGAACCGACAGGCCCGCTTGTCGAAGCACCGGCTTCATATTGGCCGCGTACGGTGTGGGTTGTTACATTATGGCTATCAATACGGGAAAGTGAATGAAGGACTTTAAGCTTCTCGTCACGAACGACATCGGCCGTATTGGCTGAAGGTGGTTCCATCGCAACCAGACACAAAAGTTGCAACATATGGTTTTGCACCATGTCGCGAAGAGCACCTGCATTATCATAATAACCGGCGCGTCCCTCAAGCCCGACTGATTCGGCAACTGTTATCTGGACATGGTCGATATGGGCAGAATTCCATAATGGTTCATAAAGCGCATTGGCAAAGCGCAATGCCATCAAATTCTGGACAGTCTCTTTCCCCAAATAATGGTCGATTCTGAAAATCTGCTTCTCGTGAAAAACCCGTGCCAATGTATCGTTCAGCTTGGTTGCGGTTTCACGATCCCGTCCAATCGGTTTTTCGACGATGATGCGGGTTTCATCGGTTACCAGCCCATTTTTTCCCAAATGTTCGGCAATACTACCGAAAAGTGCCGGACTGACCGCCAGATAAAAAGCTCTGATCGTGTTCTTTGAAGAAATCTCGATTGCTTTTTTCAATTTGTCCCAACCGTCATCGCTTGTAGCGTCAACGGGGACGTAACTCAGCCTTTTGAGAAAACGGTCAACTTCGCCTTTGTCTATATCGGCGGCTGAAACATGTTTCTCGATCGCCTGGCGCGCAAAATTGCGATATTCTTCATCTGTCAGTTTCGAGCGTGATGTACC
Coding sequences within:
- the zwf gene encoding glucose-6-phosphate dehydrogenase, with translation MVSKIIPIPPFDCIVFGGAGDLAERKLLPALYHRQCTGQFSEPTRIIGTSRSKLTDEEYRNFARQAIEKHVSAADIDKGEVDRFLKRLSYVPVDATSDDGWDKLKKAIEISSKNTIRAFYLAVSPALFGSIAEHLGKNGLVTDETRIIVEKPIGRDRETATKLNDTLARVFHEKQIFRIDHYLGKETVQNLMALRFANALYEPLWNSAHIDHVQITVAESVGLEGRAGYYDNAGALRDMVQNHMLQLLCLVAMEPPSANTADVVRDEKLKVLHSLSRIDSHNVTTHTVRGQYEAGASTSGPVGSYLDDLKKDKSNTETFVALKVDINNWRWAGAPFYLRTGKRLATRMSEIVVTFKPIPYNIFGSEAGEVVPNRLVIRLQPDEGVKQWLMIKDPGPGGMRLHHVPLDMTFADSFQVRNPDAYERLLMDAVRGNQTLFMRRDEVEAAWGFVDPIEEGWEATNMPVQGYTAGTWGPSKSIALIERDGRTWNDTV